In the genome of Oncorhynchus mykiss isolate Arlee chromosome 18, USDA_OmykA_1.1, whole genome shotgun sequence, one region contains:
- the LOC118941016 gene encoding ATP-dependent RNA helicase A-like codes for MVSFISGGFISGGFISGGFISGGFISGGFISGGFISGGFISGGFISGGFISGGFISGGFIYGGFISGGFISGGFIPGGFISGGFISGGFISGGFISGGCISGGFIYGCFIYGGFIPGGFIPGGFIPGGCIYGGFSSGGFIPGGCIYGGFIPGGCIYGGFIPGSFIPGGCIYGGFIPGGFIPGGCIYGGFIPGGCIYGGFIPGGFISGGFISVGFISGGFMSLGFISGGFISGGFISGGYISGGFISGGFISGGFISGGFIYGGFIPGGFIPGGFIPGSLYLWRL; via the exons atggtca GCTTCATCTCTGGAGGCTTCATCTCTGGAGGCTTCATCTCTGGAGGCTTCATCTCTGGAGGCTTCATCTCTGGAGGCTTCATCTCTGGAGGCTTCATCTCTGGAGGCTTCATCTCTGGAGGCTTCATCTCTGGAGGTTTCATCTCTGGAGGTTTCATCTCTGGAGGCTTCATCTATGGAGGCTTCATCTCTGGAGGCTTCATCTCTGGAGGCTTTATCCCTGGAGGCTTTATCTCTGGAGGTTTCATTTCTGGAGGTTTCATCTCTGGAGGTTTCATCTCTGGAGGCTGTATCTCTGGAGGCTTCATCTATGGATGCTTTATCTATGGAGGTTTTATCCCCGGAGGCTTTATCCCTGGAGGCTTTATCCCTGGAGGCTGTATCTATGGAGGCTTTAGTTCTGGAGGCTTTATCCCTGGAGGCTGTATCTATGGAGGCTTTATCCCTGGAGGCTGTATCTATGGAGGCTTTATCCCTGGAAGCTTTATCCCTGGAGGCTGTATCTATGGAGGCTTTATCCCTGGAGGCTTTATCCCTGGAGGCTGTATCTATGGAGGCTTTATCCCTGGAGGCTGTATCTATGGAGGCTTTATCCCTGGAGGTTTCATCTCTGGAGGCTTCATCTCTGTAGGTTTCATCTCTGGAGGCTTCATGTCTTTAGGTTTCATCTCTGGAGGTTTCATCTCTGGAGGCTTCATCTCTGGAGGTTACATCTCTGGAGGCTTCATCTCTGGAGGCTTCATCTCTGGAGGCTTCATCTCTGGAGGCTTCATCTATGGAGGTTTTATCCCTGGAGGCTTTATCCCTGGAGGCTTTATCCCCGGGAGCCTGTATCTATGGAGGCTTTAG
- the LOC118941017 gene encoding repetitive proline-rich cell wall protein 2-like: MLPIHDLEIKPPELKPPEIKPLELKPSEIKPPELKPPEIKPPELKPPEIKPPELKPPEIKPPELKPPEIKPPELKPPEIKPPELKPPEIKPPELKPPEIKPPELKPPEIKPPELKPPEIKPPELKPPEIKPPELKPPEIKPPELKPPEIKPPELKPPEIKPPELKPPEIKPPELKPPEIKPPELKPPEIKPPELKPPEIKPPELKPPEIKPPELKPPEIKPPELKPPEIKPPELKPPEIKPPELKPPEIKPPELKPPEIKPPELKPPEIKPPELKPPEIKPPELKPPEIKPPELKPPEIKPPELKPPEIKPPELKPPEIKPPELKPPEIKPPELKPPEIKPPELKPPEIKPPELKPPEIKPPELKPPEIKPPELKPPEIKPPELKPPEIKPPELKPPEIKPP; encoded by the exons atgcTACCGATCCACGACTTAG AGATAAAGCCTCCTGAGTTAAAGCCCCCAGAGATAAAGCCTCTTGAGTTAAAGCCCTCAGAGATAAAGCCTCCTGAGTTAAAGCCCCCAGAGATAAAGCCTCCTGAGTTAAAGCCCCCAGAGATAAAGCCTCCTGAGTTAAAGCCCCCAGAGATAAAGCCTCCTGAGTTAAAGCCCCCAGAGATAAAGCCTCCTGAGTTAAAGCCCCCAGAGATAAAGCCTCCTGAGTTAAAGCCCCCAGAGATAAAGCCTCCTGAGTTAAAGCCCCCAGAGATAAAGCCTCCTGAGTTAAAGCCCCCAGAGATAAAGCCTCCTGAGTTAAAGCCCCCAGAGATAAAGCCTCCTGAGTTAAAGCCCCCAGAGATAAAGCCTCCTGAGTTAAAGCCCCCAGAGATAAAGCCTCCTGAGTTAAAGCCCCCAGAGATAAAGCCTCCTGAGTTAAAGCCCCCAGAGATAAAGCCTCCTGAGTTAAAGCCCCCAGAGATAAAGCCTCCTGAGTTAAAGCCCCCAGAGATAAAGCCTCCTGAGTTAAAGCCCCCAGAGATAAAGCCTCCTGAGTTAAAGCCCCCAGAGATAAAGCCTCCTGAGTTAAAGCCCCCAGAGATAAAGCCTCCTGAGTTAAAGCCCCCAGAGATAAAGCCTCCTGAGTTAAAGCCCCCAGAGATAAAGCCTCCTGAGTTAAAGCCCCCAGAGATAAAGCCTCCTGAGTTAAAGCCCCCAGAGATAAAGCCTCCTGAGTTAAAGCCCCCAGAGATAAAGCCTCCTGAGTTAAAGCCCCCAGAGATAAAGCCTCCTGAGTTAAAGCCCCCAGAGATAAAGCCTCCTGAGTTAAAGCCCCCAGAGATAAAGCCTCCTGAGTTAAAGCCCCCAGAGATAAAGCCTCCTGAGTTAAAGCCCCCAGAGATAAAGCCTCCTGAGTTAAAGCCCCCAGAGATAAAGCCTCCTGAGTTAAAGCCCCCAGAGATAAAGCCTCCTGAGTTAAAGCCCCCAGAGATAAAGCCTCCTGAGTTAAAGCCCCCAGAGATAAAGCCTCCTGAGTTAAAGCCCCCAGAGATAAAGCCTCCTGAGTTAAAGCCCCCAGAGATAAAGCCTCCTGAGTTAAAGCCCCCAGAGATAAAGCCTCCTGAGTTAAAGCCCCCAGAGATAAAGCCTCCTGAGTTAAAGCCCCCAGAGATAAAGCCTCCTTAG